A section of the Thermotoga caldifontis AZM44c09 genome encodes:
- a CDS encoding ABC transporter ATP-binding protein: MDVLRLQGLRKYYGSVRALDDVSAEIEEGELFAVIGPSGSGKTTLLRSIAGFVQLDAGRIYIKGRDVTDLPPEKRNVAMFFQNYALWPHMTVFENVAYGLKVRKLSKEKIREKVEWALNFLDIAHLADRKPNQLSGGQQQRVALARAIVVEPDLLLLDEPLSNLDAKIRMRIRFELRAMLKKLNIATLYVTHDQEEALSIADRIAVMNNGKILQVGKPREIYLRPANLFVADFVGVNCVVRTRPQLVERIGLDVPEGVEEVNVVIRAEEARLARPGTLKKGEAKELLLNGTVVGKLYIGARTRYEIRLTDLEENIFVNSDEDFEVGESVQILLKEGSYFLFP, from the coding sequence ATGGACGTGCTGAGGCTTCAGGGCCTCAGGAAGTATTACGGCAGCGTGAGGGCGTTGGACGACGTGTCTGCGGAGATCGAAGAAGGTGAACTGTTCGCGGTCATCGGGCCGAGCGGTTCAGGAAAAACAACTTTGCTGAGATCCATCGCAGGCTTTGTGCAACTGGATGCTGGGAGGATTTACATAAAGGGTCGCGACGTGACGGACCTACCTCCGGAGAAGAGAAACGTGGCGATGTTTTTTCAAAACTATGCGCTCTGGCCACACATGACCGTTTTCGAAAACGTCGCCTACGGTTTGAAGGTGAGGAAACTCAGCAAGGAAAAGATACGAGAAAAAGTGGAATGGGCGCTGAACTTTCTCGACATAGCGCACCTTGCGGATAGAAAACCCAACCAGCTCTCCGGAGGACAACAGCAGAGAGTGGCACTGGCGAGAGCGATCGTGGTTGAACCGGATCTGCTGTTGCTCGACGAACCGTTGTCGAATCTGGATGCGAAGATCAGAATGAGGATCAGATTCGAACTCAGAGCGATGCTCAAGAAACTCAACATTGCGACGCTGTACGTTACACACGATCAGGAAGAAGCGTTGAGTATAGCCGATAGAATCGCCGTCATGAACAACGGAAAGATCCTGCAGGTTGGAAAGCCCCGCGAAATATACCTCAGGCCAGCGAACTTGTTCGTTGCGGACTTCGTTGGTGTGAACTGTGTCGTCCGCACGAGGCCGCAGCTTGTGGAAAGGATCGGGCTGGACGTTCCCGAAGGAGTGGAAGAGGTGAACGTGGTTATAAGGGCAGAGGAAGCGAGGTTGGCCCGTCCCGGAACGTTGAAGAAAGGAGAGGCAAAGGAACTACTTTTGAACGGTACTGTTGTCGGCAAACTCTACATCGGTGCGAGAACACGTTATGAGATCAGATTGACGGATCTGGAAGAGAACATTTTTGTGAACAGCGATGAAGATTTCGAAGTGGGGGAGTCCGTTCAGATTCTGTTGAAAGAAGGTAGCTATTTCCTTTTCCCGTGA
- a CDS encoding ABC transporter permease, protein MTGFSILKMTLKVVLIFVVLLLVVGPLVGIVIWSFARIWYWPSPIPQEFTLRYWAEVFRQGRVLSSLMLSLRIALITVGLSISIAIPAAYAFARYRLPAERVLLFLFLMPQAFPQLPVFINLARVFGKIGLRGNPWGIILAHTMASLVFSLWIITATFKSIPLDLEQAAQNLGASRFRVFWTITFPLGIPGIVAGAIHVFLWSMGEFNAAFFIGAPFIQTAPVLMYTASAGYNMQIASVIAIVLMVPSLLFMLVIEKFLKAEYIAGIGG, encoded by the coding sequence GTGACAGGATTCTCGATCCTCAAAATGACTCTGAAAGTTGTATTGATTTTCGTAGTGCTTTTGCTCGTGGTGGGACCACTCGTGGGGATAGTGATCTGGAGTTTCGCAAGAATCTGGTACTGGCCCAGCCCAATTCCGCAGGAATTCACACTGCGTTATTGGGCTGAAGTGTTCAGACAGGGAAGAGTGCTGAGTTCTCTGATGCTGAGTCTGAGGATAGCTCTGATAACCGTGGGTCTTTCGATCTCGATTGCGATCCCCGCTGCCTACGCCTTCGCCCGCTACAGATTACCGGCGGAGCGCGTTTTGCTCTTTCTGTTTCTGATGCCTCAAGCTTTTCCTCAGCTTCCTGTTTTCATCAACCTCGCTCGCGTCTTCGGAAAGATCGGACTGAGAGGCAATCCGTGGGGTATCATCCTGGCACACACTATGGCCTCGCTCGTTTTCTCCCTCTGGATAATAACTGCGACGTTCAAGTCCATCCCGCTCGATCTCGAGCAGGCGGCACAGAATCTCGGAGCGAGCAGATTCCGTGTATTCTGGACGATCACGTTTCCACTGGGAATTCCGGGTATCGTTGCGGGTGCGATACACGTGTTTCTCTGGTCGATGGGTGAATTCAACGCTGCGTTTTTCATCGGTGCTCCCTTCATACAAACGGCACCCGTGCTGATGTACACCGCGAGCGCTGGTTACAACATGCAGATAGCGAGTGTGATCGCCATCGTGCTGATGGTGCCGTCTCTGCTGTTCATGCTCGTCATCGAGAAGTTCCTGAAGGCTGAGTACATAGCTGGGATTGGGGGCTGA
- a CDS encoding basic amino acid ABC transporter substrate-binding protein → MKFKLFVLVLCAVVTLSFSKTITVGTSADFPPFEYIENGQFVGFDMDLMREIAKIAGFELKFVDMSFDSLIPALRAGQIDVAAAAMTITDERKQVVDFSIPYWTADQSVVVRADSNLTITVLFGKYRIGVQTGTTGDLWCTDELVGKGILPEKNLKRYDTFILALSDLLNGNIDAIVLDSPVANRFAATKPVKVVGIIVTGEQYGIAVRKGNKELLEAINRALQQIIDSGKMAELIDKYF, encoded by the coding sequence GTGAAGTTCAAACTGTTTGTTCTCGTGCTGTGCGCCGTGGTGACGCTGTCGTTCTCAAAAACGATCACGGTCGGGACCAGTGCGGACTTTCCACCTTTCGAGTACATCGAGAACGGTCAGTTCGTCGGATTCGACATGGATCTGATGAGAGAGATCGCGAAAATCGCCGGCTTCGAGTTGAAGTTCGTGGACATGAGTTTCGATTCGCTCATACCTGCACTCCGTGCCGGACAGATCGATGTGGCTGCGGCGGCGATGACGATCACGGATGAAAGAAAACAGGTTGTGGATTTCTCGATACCTTACTGGACTGCGGACCAGAGCGTCGTGGTCAGGGCTGATTCGAACCTGACGATCACCGTGCTGTTCGGCAAGTACAGAATCGGGGTTCAAACAGGTACAACGGGCGATCTCTGGTGCACGGACGAGCTCGTTGGAAAGGGTATCCTGCCGGAGAAGAACCTGAAAAGGTACGACACGTTCATACTGGCGCTGAGCGATCTGTTGAACGGAAACATCGACGCGATAGTACTCGACTCACCCGTTGCGAACAGGTTCGCTGCAACGAAGCCCGTCAAGGTTGTCGGTATCATAGTGACGGGAGAACAATACGGTATCGCGGTGAGGAAAGGGAACAAAGAGCTCCTCGAAGCTATAAACAGAGCGCTACAGCAGATCATCGATTCTGGAAAGATGGCCGAGTTGATCGATAAATACTTCTGA
- a CDS encoding ABC transporter permease, translating into MRRRKELMVGFLLILPALIVLVTLYVYPLVLSIYMSFVVQGRFSLANYLKVFEIYWRDIIYSVAISLVATAVTLGLSIGVSGYLRFKSWKFLEIMYKLPLFIPFLIVGHAMRVFLAPHGTLNNLLTRILRIEELPGLSRSWIGLVWAFVWVMTPYAALIVLGAFRSLDNAYIEAARNLGASRWKIVFDVLIPMCRPSIMVAFILTFVRTISSLTIPIMVGPASPNMITVNMMFRVNYFNDWGTANALGVISYLIVMVFAIYYLKFMAAERGGIKA; encoded by the coding sequence ATGAGACGGAGAAAGGAACTCATGGTTGGCTTTCTGTTGATCCTCCCCGCGTTGATTGTCTTGGTTACTCTGTACGTTTATCCACTGGTACTCTCCATTTACATGAGTTTTGTTGTGCAGGGAAGGTTCAGCCTTGCGAACTATCTCAAGGTTTTTGAGATTTACTGGCGTGACATCATCTACAGTGTCGCCATAAGCCTAGTTGCCACCGCTGTCACGTTGGGATTGAGTATCGGTGTGTCCGGTTATCTGCGTTTCAAGAGCTGGAAGTTCCTGGAAATCATGTACAAATTGCCCCTATTCATACCCTTCCTGATCGTGGGACATGCGATGAGAGTGTTTTTGGCGCCACACGGAACCCTGAACAACTTGTTGACCAGAATTCTGCGCATTGAAGAACTACCTGGTCTTTCTCGAAGCTGGATTGGCTTGGTCTGGGCGTTCGTCTGGGTTATGACCCCTTACGCTGCGCTCATCGTGCTTGGAGCGTTCAGGAGCTTGGACAACGCTTACATCGAAGCTGCGCGGAATTTGGGAGCATCCAGATGGAAGATCGTGTTCGACGTTTTGATACCCATGTGCAGGCCTTCCATCATGGTGGCGTTCATACTGACCTTCGTGAGAACGATAAGCAGTCTGACGATACCGATCATGGTCGGACCCGCCAGCCCGAACATGATCACGGTGAACATGATGTTCAGGGTGAACTACTTCAACGATTGGGGTACTGCGAACGCTTTAGGTGTGATTTCTTATTTGATCGTCATGGTGTTTGCGATCTACTATCTGAAGTTCATGGCGGCCGAGCGAGGGGGTATCAAAGCGTGA
- a CDS encoding amino acid ABC transporter permease: MIVESLPFLLKGTLVTVWLTALSLSLGLIIAVPVSFLQVYGGRVSRFICSIYEKTFRSIPLLVLLMLIFYGLPEIGIRLEPFLACVLGLAIRSSAYQSQIFRGAILSVSKGQTLAAYSLGMSRMQTFWHVVFPQALRFSIAPWTNELTVVLKDSSMAYALGVVELLRQGSYIVARTYEPTLIFLTCAAIYLILTVSANKIFAAIEKKLTIPGFEMREVLH; this comes from the coding sequence TTGATCGTCGAATCCTTACCGTTCCTGCTTAAAGGAACGCTCGTGACGGTCTGGTTGACCGCACTTTCCCTCTCGCTTGGACTCATCATCGCCGTGCCTGTGAGTTTCTTACAGGTTTACGGCGGACGAGTCAGCAGGTTCATCTGTTCGATCTACGAAAAAACTTTTCGCAGTATACCCTTGCTCGTTCTTCTCATGCTCATCTTCTACGGCCTTCCCGAGATAGGGATCAGGCTCGAACCGTTCCTCGCCTGCGTCCTCGGACTCGCCATAAGGAGTTCAGCGTACCAGTCACAGATCTTCAGAGGTGCGATACTTTCCGTGTCTAAGGGGCAGACGCTCGCAGCTTACTCGCTCGGTATGAGCAGGATGCAAACCTTCTGGCACGTCGTCTTTCCCCAGGCTCTGAGGTTCTCGATCGCTCCCTGGACCAACGAACTCACGGTGGTGCTGAAGGATTCTTCGATGGCCTACGCGCTCGGTGTGGTGGAACTTCTCAGGCAGGGCAGTTACATCGTGGCGAGAACGTACGAACCCACGCTGATCTTTCTGACCTGCGCGGCGATATATCTCATTTTGACAGTTTCCGCCAACAAGATTTTTGCCGCGATTGAAAAGAAACTCACGATCCCCGGTTTCGAGATGAGGGAGGTACTGCACTGA
- a CDS encoding extracellular solute-binding protein encodes MRKLCGVVMLIIAAVLLAQADIPIKVTLTMMVAGDQNMVDFFQYEIAPEFEKLYPNVKVKVVGTGPGDAGSQQIIQQLQLEKDSGKDKWAIDLVVIHEAGAIWAIERGLIRQYTDFLTTRRLVTMKTAEVALGVNVNGYVMPMFHSQTAIAYNPRFVKNPPKSYAELVEWVKKNPKKFGYNGIKGGMSGVSFVFGWVYWKSKNPDVLMNGPFDEKYMEDWPQIYAELKEFNKYVTLTSGNAGTLDALNRGEIWMGPVWVDMFYTWIREGRMDPNIRLILPEPGMPGQPMYFAIPTKAANADYALKMIELVTSPAVHAKYIVDRFNWYPAIGIEYVSPYLSKEVFDRLYRDIKEEELLKFGKRMPIADYRTRMLEAYEKWVEK; translated from the coding sequence ATGAGGAAACTGTGCGGCGTGGTGATGTTGATCATCGCGGCTGTCTTGCTTGCCCAGGCGGACATCCCGATCAAGGTCACACTCACCATGATGGTGGCTGGAGATCAGAACATGGTTGACTTCTTCCAGTACGAGATCGCTCCAGAGTTCGAAAAACTGTACCCGAACGTGAAGGTCAAGGTCGTCGGTACCGGTCCGGGAGATGCGGGCTCACAGCAGATCATCCAGCAGTTGCAGCTTGAGAAAGATTCTGGAAAGGACAAGTGGGCGATCGATCTGGTCGTGATCCACGAGGCTGGGGCGATCTGGGCGATCGAGCGTGGACTCATACGACAGTACACAGACTTTCTGACCACGAGAAGACTGGTGACCATGAAGACCGCAGAAGTCGCACTCGGCGTCAACGTGAACGGGTACGTCATGCCGATGTTCCACAGTCAGACGGCCATCGCTTACAACCCGAGGTTCGTCAAGAACCCACCAAAGAGCTACGCCGAGCTCGTCGAGTGGGTGAAGAAGAATCCGAAGAAGTTCGGTTACAACGGTATCAAAGGTGGTATGTCTGGCGTGTCGTTCGTGTTCGGTTGGGTGTACTGGAAATCCAAGAACCCTGACGTGTTGATGAACGGCCCATTCGACGAGAAGTACATGGAAGACTGGCCACAGATCTACGCCGAACTCAAGGAGTTCAACAAGTACGTAACACTGACGTCGGGAAACGCGGGCACTCTCGATGCGCTCAACCGAGGAGAAATCTGGATGGGTCCAGTTTGGGTAGACATGTTCTACACGTGGATAAGGGAAGGAAGGATGGACCCGAACATCAGGTTGATCCTGCCAGAACCTGGCATGCCCGGCCAGCCCATGTACTTCGCGATACCGACAAAGGCTGCGAATGCAGATTACGCGCTCAAGATGATCGAACTCGTTACGTCCCCCGCCGTGCACGCAAAGTACATCGTCGACAGGTTCAACTGGTATCCAGCCATCGGAATCGAATACGTCTCTCCGTATCTGAGCAAGGAGGTTTTTGACAGACTCTACCGGGACATCAAAGAGGAAGAGCTCCTCAAGTTTGGCAAACGCATGCCCATAGCCGACTACAGAACCAGGATGCTGGAAGCTTACGAAAAATGGGTTGAGAAATGA
- the gndA gene encoding NADP-dependent phosphogluconate dehydrogenase — translation MKADIGLVGLAVMGQNLALNIARKGYSVAVYNRTAERTKKFVEDRVRSEKIIPAYSIEDFVDSLEKPRKIVLMVKAGQPVDDMIGELLPHLERGDLIIDGGNSHYADTDRRLRELEKEGILYLGMGVSGGEYGALHGPSLMPGGTRQAYQLVEKILLDIAAKTEDGPCCTYVGDGSAGHFVKMVHNGIEYSIMQSIAEIYDVMRKALKLSSGRIGEIFEDWNKGELSSFLMEISFKIMNWKDEETNKPLVELILDRAEQKGTGKWSTQVALDLGVPVFSMAASVFARVVSYYKEERQKLSKRYEPVLKPDGSIEVEELRRALSLAYFLSYSQGIWLIHEASKSFNYGVNLLEVLRIWKGGCIIRSKMLDFLRSLLKNSPENVTFLDDEEARKFVEERLPSAIKVSNFARSCGIATPALSACLDYLFSLISENLPANLIQAQRDFFGAHTFQRIDKPGTFHVEWQPLE, via the coding sequence GTGAAAGCAGATATAGGTCTCGTTGGTCTTGCCGTCATGGGGCAGAATCTGGCTCTGAACATCGCTCGAAAAGGTTACAGTGTCGCAGTGTACAACCGAACCGCCGAGAGGACGAAGAAGTTCGTCGAAGACAGGGTGAGGTCTGAAAAGATAATACCCGCCTACAGCATCGAAGATTTCGTGGACAGCCTTGAAAAGCCGAGGAAAATCGTACTCATGGTCAAGGCGGGTCAACCTGTGGACGACATGATCGGCGAGCTGTTGCCACATCTGGAACGTGGAGATTTGATCATAGATGGTGGAAATTCACACTACGCTGATACGGACAGAAGGTTGAGGGAGCTCGAAAAGGAAGGCATCCTTTATCTGGGTATGGGTGTTTCGGGCGGTGAGTACGGTGCTTTGCACGGTCCATCCCTCATGCCAGGCGGGACCAGACAGGCGTACCAGCTCGTTGAAAAGATTCTGCTCGACATAGCCGCCAAGACAGAGGATGGGCCATGCTGCACCTACGTAGGAGATGGGTCGGCAGGACATTTCGTGAAGATGGTCCACAACGGCATCGAATACAGCATCATGCAGAGCATCGCGGAAATTTACGATGTGATGAGAAAGGCTCTCAAACTTTCCAGCGGGCGGATCGGAGAAATATTTGAAGACTGGAACAAGGGAGAACTCTCGTCTTTCCTGATGGAGATTTCATTCAAGATCATGAACTGGAAAGATGAGGAAACCAACAAACCTCTCGTTGAATTGATACTCGACAGAGCCGAGCAGAAAGGAACGGGTAAATGGTCCACTCAAGTCGCCCTCGATCTGGGGGTTCCTGTTTTCTCGATGGCGGCCTCGGTTTTCGCCCGCGTGGTGTCCTATTACAAAGAAGAAAGACAGAAACTTTCGAAGCGGTACGAACCTGTCCTGAAACCGGATGGAAGCATCGAGGTTGAGGAATTGAGACGGGCCTTGTCGCTCGCTTACTTTCTGTCTTACTCTCAGGGAATCTGGCTCATCCACGAGGCTTCGAAATCTTTCAACTATGGGGTGAATCTGCTCGAAGTTTTGCGCATCTGGAAGGGTGGTTGCATCATCAGGTCGAAGATGCTGGATTTTCTCAGAAGCTTGCTGAAAAATTCTCCGGAGAACGTAACCTTCTTGGACGATGAAGAAGCTCGAAAGTTCGTTGAAGAAAGGCTCCCATCGGCGATCAAGGTCAGCAACTTCGCAAGATCCTGTGGGATAGCCACACCCGCTCTGAGCGCGTGTCTGGATTATCTGTTCAGTTTGATCAGCGAGAATCTGCCAGCAAATTTGATACAGGCGCAGAGAGACTTCTTCGGTGCACACACGTTCCAGCGGATCGACAAGCCAGGAACGTTCCATGTTGAATGGCAACCACTTGAGTGA